The proteins below are encoded in one region of Deinococcus ruber:
- a CDS encoding leucyl aminopeptidase family protein — MELKSGVDTRAALLVMIGDTDLPSTGQAELEAATEHLLRGSAARLLPNLAPGTLELVRLGQQDAAVAKAPTSAAEARRLGVAVARCARTVRAGSVGVLGLESEFAGEVALGVQLGAYRFARYKPDETPELERLSIDTLSGDAARRSVSVAAGVQLARDLVNTPYNHLHAQDFSAVARTVAEASGLQIEVWGQAECEQRGMGLFAAVGQGSADEPQFIQLTYRPAQPSGEPRITALVGKGVMFDSGGYSLKPAAGMYGMKGDMGGAAAVLGAMQIVAALQPPHEVRAYIAATDNAVSGTAMRPGDIFSALNGKRVEVTNTDAEGRLILADALTLASQAGADEVIDIATLTGAKVTALGSDLAALFSNDRALAQAVRAAADSTQEAVWELPLHAPYLESYRSGVAELKNSDMVPAGGSVKAALFLQEFVTGPWAHLDIAGNALKEHEHPFGPAGATGYGAMLLAELAARP, encoded by the coding sequence ATGGAACTCAAAAGTGGTGTCGATACCCGCGCAGCGCTCCTGGTCATGATCGGTGACACCGACCTTCCAAGCACCGGGCAGGCAGAGCTGGAGGCAGCCACCGAACACCTGCTGCGCGGAAGTGCCGCCCGCCTTCTGCCGAATCTGGCCCCCGGAACGCTGGAACTGGTCCGGCTGGGCCAGCAGGACGCCGCCGTGGCAAAAGCGCCCACCAGTGCGGCAGAGGCCCGGCGACTGGGTGTGGCCGTGGCGCGGTGTGCACGGACGGTCAGAGCGGGGTCGGTCGGTGTGCTGGGGCTGGAGTCTGAATTTGCTGGCGAAGTGGCGCTCGGCGTACAGCTGGGAGCGTACCGCTTTGCACGCTACAAACCCGACGAAACGCCCGAACTCGAGCGCCTGAGCATCGACACCCTTTCCGGCGACGCGGCCCGGCGCAGCGTCAGCGTGGCAGCGGGCGTACAGCTGGCACGCGACCTCGTGAATACCCCGTACAACCATCTGCACGCTCAGGACTTCAGCGCGGTGGCCCGCACAGTCGCTGAAGCTTCGGGCCTTCAGATCGAAGTCTGGGGGCAGGCGGAATGCGAGCAGCGCGGAATGGGGCTGTTCGCGGCAGTGGGTCAGGGCAGCGCCGATGAGCCGCAGTTCATCCAGCTGACCTACCGTCCAGCCCAGCCGTCCGGAGAGCCGCGCATCACGGCGCTGGTCGGCAAGGGCGTCATGTTCGACAGCGGCGGGTACAGCCTGAAGCCTGCGGCGGGCATGTACGGCATGAAGGGCGATATGGGCGGCGCGGCAGCCGTGCTGGGGGCCATGCAGATCGTGGCCGCGTTGCAGCCGCCTCACGAGGTCAGAGCGTACATCGCCGCCACCGACAACGCCGTATCGGGAACGGCCATGCGGCCCGGCGATATTTTCAGTGCGCTGAACGGCAAGCGTGTCGAGGTCACGAATACCGATGCCGAAGGCCGCCTGATTCTGGCCGACGCTCTGACCCTGGCGTCGCAGGCAGGTGCCGACGAGGTGATCGATATCGCCACGCTGACCGGAGCCAAAGTTACGGCCCTGGGAAGCGATCTGGCGGCGCTCTTCAGCAACGACAGAGCGCTTGCACAGGCGGTGCGGGCAGCAGCCGACAGCACGCAGGAAGCCGTCTGGGAACTGCCGCTGCACGCGCCGTACCTCGAAAGTTACCGCTCGGGGGTGGCCGAGCTGAAGAACAGCGACATGGTGCCCGCAGGCGGCAGCGTCAAAGCCGCGCTGTTCCTTCAGGAATTCGTGACCGGCCCGTGGGCACATCTGGACATCGCCGGAAACGCCCTCAAGGAACACGAGCATCCGTTCGGCCCTGCCGGGGCCACCGGGTACGGGGCCATGCTGCTCGCGGAACTGGCGGCCCGTCCCTGA
- a CDS encoding sensor histidine kinase: MTLPSGLSTAAIASVMLQASLDCIIAIDQHNVVVEWNPAAERTFSFTRAEAVGRNLSSLIIPPKYREAHERGMQRYLDTRIPHLVNHRVQVEAQRRNGEIFPCEIAFHPLEVDGHSFFAAYLRDLTEERRINHERSQLAMVAEASTDFIAFSDLNNRLMYINAAGRKLVGYEGAIPAHAQLSDVVHPDDRDVLTQQIWPQVREEGSWAGEMRLIHQGTGAVIDVHRTIFTVYDPVTKVATGYATVTRDIRERKRIEQERLAWQVNLETQVAERTRELNELNAELDAFNYSISHDLRAPIRHMTGFASLLRRSLLAENREKSDQYLSMIEQAASRMALLVEALLRLAQQARQPLRRGTVNLSKLAREVREELAPELVQRQVDWTGGALPVVLGDETLLRQVLLNLMSNAVKYTRMRERALIDVRARREAAEWVIEVRDNGVGFDPQYSGKLFGVFQRLHGEQEFEGIGVGLANVQRIVKRHGGRVWATAVLGEGATFSFTLPV; the protein is encoded by the coding sequence ATGACGCTTCCTTCTGGACTCTCGACCGCTGCTATCGCCAGCGTCATGCTTCAGGCATCTCTCGACTGCATCATCGCCATCGATCAGCACAATGTGGTGGTGGAGTGGAATCCTGCTGCAGAGCGCACATTTTCCTTCACCCGAGCCGAGGCGGTCGGCAGGAATCTCAGTTCGCTGATCATTCCGCCGAAGTACCGCGAGGCCCATGAACGCGGCATGCAGCGGTATCTCGACACGCGCATTCCCCACCTGGTCAATCACCGCGTACAGGTAGAGGCTCAGCGCCGCAACGGAGAAATCTTTCCCTGCGAAATCGCCTTTCACCCGCTGGAGGTAGACGGCCACAGCTTCTTCGCGGCGTATCTGCGCGATCTGACCGAGGAACGCCGCATCAATCACGAGCGAAGCCAGCTGGCGATGGTCGCGGAAGCCAGCACCGACTTCATCGCCTTTTCCGATCTGAACAACCGCCTGATGTATATCAATGCGGCGGGGCGAAAACTGGTCGGCTACGAGGGAGCCATCCCGGCGCACGCCCAGCTCTCGGACGTGGTCCACCCCGATGACCGCGACGTGCTGACCCAGCAGATATGGCCCCAGGTACGCGAAGAGGGCAGCTGGGCGGGAGAAATGCGGCTGATCCATCAGGGGACCGGAGCCGTGATCGACGTTCACCGCACGATTTTCACGGTCTATGACCCGGTGACGAAGGTGGCGACGGGCTACGCCACCGTGACCCGCGACATCCGCGAACGCAAGCGGATTGAGCAGGAGCGCCTCGCGTGGCAGGTCAATCTGGAAACACAGGTGGCCGAGCGAACCCGCGAGCTGAATGAGCTGAATGCCGAGCTGGACGCCTTCAATTACAGCATTTCGCATGACCTGCGTGCGCCGATCCGCCATATGACGGGCTTCGCCTCGCTGCTGCGCCGGTCGCTGCTGGCCGAGAACCGCGAGAAAAGCGATCAGTACCTGAGCATGATCGAGCAGGCCGCCTCACGCATGGCGCTGCTGGTCGAGGCGCTGCTGAGACTGGCGCAGCAGGCACGTCAACCGCTGAGGCGGGGAACGGTCAATCTCTCGAAGCTGGCTCGGGAGGTTCGAGAAGAACTCGCCCCAGAGCTGGTCCAGCGCCAGGTGGACTGGACGGGTGGTGCCCTGCCAGTGGTGCTGGGCGACGAAACGCTGCTGCGGCAGGTGCTGCTGAACCTGATGAGCAATGCCGTGAAGTACACCCGCATGCGCGAACGCGCCCTCATTGATGTGCGGGCCAGACGCGAGGCCGCCGAGTGGGTCATCGAGGTGCGCGACAACGGCGTCGGCTTCGATCCCCAGTACAGCGGAAAGCTGTTCGGCGTGTTCCAGCGTCTGCACGGCGAACAGGAATTCGAGGGCATAGGAGTCGGCCTCGCCAACGTCCAGCGCATCGTCAAGCGTCATGGAGGCCGCGTCTGGGCAACGGCAGTGCTCGGTGAAGGAGCGACCTTCAGCTTTACGCTGCCCGTCTGA
- a CDS encoding amidohydrolase family protein has product MDIVDAQVHFNRFGTLEAGIAAMDAVGVNALLYDEYWSFDEQSRILPGYELPNGAFRHVFPLAEAAALQHPERFAYLVRFDRHDPELETLISTIRTMPQRKALRVVPWTPEGFEQFAQGADDPVFAAAQKYGVPVFVLLPGRTRLLHRYLHRFPDVPIIVDHCGVTLLPGRLHDDQLSGFVDVLALAQYPNVSLKWTHAPRLSSGAYPYPDVLETLLRVVEAFGPQRVMWGSDHTQSSDHHSWAESLYYIRDTPQLSNDDKGWILGQSVRTVLQWPAPQPLSAES; this is encoded by the coding sequence ATGGATATCGTAGACGCGCAGGTGCATTTCAACCGTTTCGGCACGCTGGAGGCAGGCATCGCGGCGATGGACGCCGTGGGTGTGAATGCGCTGCTGTACGACGAATACTGGTCGTTCGACGAGCAGTCGCGCATCCTGCCGGGCTATGAACTGCCGAACGGAGCGTTCCGCCACGTCTTTCCTCTGGCAGAGGCGGCGGCCCTCCAGCATCCGGAGCGCTTCGCCTATCTCGTGCGTTTCGACCGACATGACCCAGAGCTGGAGACGCTGATTTCGACCATCAGGACGATGCCGCAGCGAAAAGCCCTGCGCGTGGTGCCCTGGACGCCTGAAGGCTTCGAACAGTTCGCGCAGGGTGCAGACGACCCGGTGTTTGCCGCCGCGCAGAAGTACGGCGTTCCGGTGTTCGTGCTGCTGCCCGGACGAACACGGCTGCTGCACCGCTACCTGCACAGATTCCCCGATGTTCCCATCATCGTGGACCACTGCGGGGTGACGCTGCTGCCCGGTCGCCTGCACGATGACCAGCTCTCGGGCTTCGTTGACGTGCTGGCACTCGCGCAGTATCCGAACGTGTCGCTGAAATGGACGCATGCACCGCGCCTGTCCAGCGGCGCATATCCGTACCCGGACGTGCTGGAGACGCTGTTGAGGGTGGTTGAAGCGTTCGGGCCGCAGCGGGTGATGTGGGGCAGCGACCACACCCAGAGCAGCGATCATCATTCCTGGGCAGAGTCGCTGTACTACATCCGCGATACGCCGCAGCTCTCGAACGACGACAAGGGCTGGATTCTCGGCCAGAGTGTACGAACGGTACTGCAGTGGCCCGCACCACAGCCGCTGAGCGCAGAAAGCTAG
- a CDS encoding HD domain-containing protein, whose translation MTAFPLTDDFLTALRLAHTFHSGQYRKGTEEQDAAGVPYLSHLLGVASIALEFGASEPEAIAALLHDALEDGPTYTGRDAAVLRREIVAAFGQRGDLIAHLVDGATDDAPAAGQRKRLWKDRKLEYLAKLPDESASALLVSASDKLHNARTILSDLLVVGPAVFGRFNQGRDGTLQYYRLLADTYQRLRMPDVLARPRLQALFAELERTVGTLETACGLTAEQVRAFPNLN comes from the coding sequence GTGACAGCCTTTCCGCTGACCGATGATTTTCTGACGGCTCTTCGTCTAGCTCACACCTTTCATTCCGGCCAGTACCGCAAGGGCACGGAAGAACAGGACGCGGCAGGGGTGCCCTATCTCTCACATCTGCTGGGGGTGGCGAGCATCGCGCTGGAATTTGGAGCCAGCGAACCGGAAGCCATCGCGGCCCTGCTGCACGACGCCCTGGAAGACGGCCCCACGTATACCGGACGCGACGCCGCCGTCCTGCGCCGTGAGATCGTGGCAGCCTTCGGACAGCGGGGCGACCTCATCGCCCACCTGGTCGATGGAGCCACCGACGACGCTCCTGCCGCAGGTCAGCGCAAGCGCCTCTGGAAGGACCGCAAACTGGAATACCTTGCGAAGCTGCCGGATGAATCGGCCAGCGCCCTGCTGGTCAGCGCTTCAGACAAGCTGCACAATGCACGCACCATTCTCAGCGACCTCCTGGTGGTCGGCCCGGCTGTTTTCGGGCGTTTTAACCAGGGCCGAGACGGTACGTTGCAGTATTACCGTCTGCTGGCCGATACCTATCAGCGTCTGAGAATGCCCGATGTGCTGGCCCGGCCCCGCTTGCAGGCGTTGTTTGCAGAACTGGAACGCACGGTGGGCACCCTGGAAACGGCCTGTGGACTCACGGCAGAGCAGGTGCGGGCCTTTCCGAATCTGAACTGA